One uncultured Desulfovibrio sp. genomic window, ATGTTGGGCAAGGGCGCGCATTATGGCCTCGGAGGCCAGGGCATGCTGCAACAGGGAAGGCGGTGTTTTTTGCTCGGCCAGCAGGGTGAGGGCCGATTGACGTTCTATCATGGCAAGTACTCCCTTATGTTTAAAAATGTAAATCAGGCAACCCGGCTTTGCAAGCCGCGCGAGGGTGAACGGCCGATGCGCAGCCGTGGCCCGACCCGCAGCCCAGTTGACAGCACGGCATTAATGACGGAAAAGAATCTTTTCGGAATACATATTCCACTACCTTTGCCGAAGCGACAATTTATGCCCATATACGGTCTCCGTTTCAGAACGCTTGGACAAACAAGCTATTATACCGGCCCCTCCGGCTTCAAACGGGGGGATCATGTACTTATTGAGGCAGAACAGGGCCAGACCCTCGCCGAAATAGTATCCGGCCCCGCAGAGCATTTGCCCGGACAAATGGAGCAGGAACTGCCCTCCATTCTGCGTCATGCCGGTTCAGAAGACATCCTCCGTGGTGAAGCCAACGAGCAGATGGCGCGCGAAGCGCAGCAGTTCTGCCGCCAGTGCATCCGCGACCGCAACCTTGATATGAAGCTTGTGGATGTGGAGGTCTTTTTTGACCGCAGCAAGCTCATCTTTTACTTCACCGCGCCCTCCCGCATTGATTTTCGCGATCTGGTCAAAGACCTTGTGCGCGAATACCGGGCGCGCATCGAGCTGCGGCAGATAGGCGTGCGCCACGAAACGCAGATGGTGGGCGCTGTGGGCAACTGCGGCATGGTCTGCTGCTGCCGAAGGTATCTGCGCAAGTTTGCGCCCGTGACCATCCGTATGGCAAAAGAGCAGAATCTCTTTCTGAACCCTGCCAAAATTTCGGGTATTTGCGGCCGCCTGCTCTGCTGCCTTTCTTACGAGCAG contains:
- a CDS encoding regulatory iron-sulfur-containing complex subunit RicT — encoded protein: MPIYGLRFRTLGQTSYYTGPSGFKRGDHVLIEAEQGQTLAEIVSGPAEHLPGQMEQELPSILRHAGSEDILRGEANEQMAREAQQFCRQCIRDRNLDMKLVDVEVFFDRSKLIFYFTAPSRIDFRDLVKDLVREYRARIELRQIGVRHETQMVGAVGNCGMVCCCRRYLRKFAPVTIRMAKEQNLFLNPAKISGICGRLLCCLSYEQDNYDHFHRMCPRLGKKYQTDKGPMKVLRANMFRNSLSVLTENNEEVELSLDDWQALSPHRPEAPQGVQPKQPPKGPMNDNSLLVVSATPDTLDSLDFMDEFRQDERDTPAEESAPAESGERAPGVEAQAEPGKNRRKRRRNKSQRPDHD